A genomic region of Zea mays cultivar B73 chromosome 6, Zm-B73-REFERENCE-NAM-5.0, whole genome shotgun sequence contains the following coding sequences:
- the LOC103630676 gene encoding uncharacterized protein At1g15400, which translates to MAGLQRSSETFRRSGSSGLVWDDNKSFSGEIKPAEEDGGAGAARAVERSRSTGHAHAGYRATGRVPPALDPPSPRVAVCGFCRLFGGGKGKDGGNAKAKGRRH; encoded by the coding sequence ATGGCGGGGCTGCAGCGGTCCAGCGAGACGTTCCGGCGGTCGGGCTCGTCAGGGCTTGTGTGGGACGACAACAAGAGCTTCTCGGGGGAGATCAAGCCGGCGGAGGAGgacggcggcgcgggcgcggcgcgggcggtGGAGCGCAGCCGCTCCACCGGGCACGCGCACGCCGGGTACAGGGCCACGGGGCGCGTGCCGCCCGCGCTCGACCCGCCGTCGCCGCGCGTCGCCGTCTGCGGCTTCTGCAGGCTCTTCGGCGGCGGAAAGGGCAAGGATGGCGGCAACGCCAAAGCCAAGGGCAGGCGCCACTGA
- the LOC100285523 gene encoding polygalacturonase precursor, whose amino-acid sequence MAKAVPSPLAAVAVLALLLLCRGAEARVLLTLDDFGGVGDGIANDTQALLDAWAAACSSTQEAVLAVPAGKVYQIWPVQLSGPCKKRLKLLISGAIVAPSSPDEWAGRDPMKWLYVYGVDGLSVSGGGTIDGMGQQWWASTCKRKKTQPCYSGPRPKAVHFEECREVSVQGVTLQNAQQFQLTFTRCSCVKASFLRVVAPADSPNTDGIHLNDTSHVRITDNLISTGDDCVSMVGNCSDVRVKDISCGPGHGISIGSLGKNRTTDMVEDVKVDTCLLTNTTNGVRIKSWQGGTGFARDLRFENIVMRNVSNPIIIDQYYCDQPTPCANQTQAVEVRRVEFAGIRGTSATPQAISIACSDAVPCRDLELANVNLTLEGGGAGRATALCYRASGKSAGTVVPPSCLARS is encoded by the exons atggccaagGCCGTGCCCTCGCCGCTCGCGGCCGTGGCCGTGTTGGCGCTGCTCCTCCTGTGCCGCGGCGCCGAGGCCCGCGTCCTCCTCACGCTCGACGACTTCGGCGGCGTCGGCGACGGCATTGCCAACGACACCCAG GCTCTCCTGGACGCGTGGGCCGCCGCGTGCAGCTCCACCCAGGAGGCCGTCCTCGCCGTGCCGGCCGGGAAGGTCTACCAGATCTGGCCGGTGCAGCTCTCCGGGCCCTGCAAGAAGAGGCTCAAGCTGCTG ATTTCCGGCGCGATCGTGGCGCCGTCGAGCCCCGACGAGTGGGCCGGGCGGGACCCCATGAAGTGGCTCTACGTCTACGGCGTCGACGGCCTGTCCGTCAGCGGCGGCGGCACCATCGACGGCATGGGGCAGCAGTGGTGGGCCAGCACCTGCAAGCGCAAGAAGACCCAG CCGTGCTACTCGGGGCCTCGTCCAAAG GCGGTGCACTTCGAGGAGTGCCGGGAGGTGAGCGTGCAGGGCGTGACGCTGCAGAACGCGCAGCAGTTCCAGCTGACGTTCACGCGCTGCTCCTGCGTGAAGGCCAGCTTCCTCCGGGTGGTGGCGCCGGCGGACAGCCCCAACACCGACGGCATCCACCTCAACGACACCTCCCACGTCCGCATCACGGACAACCTCATCTCCACAG GGGACGACTGCGTCTCCATGGTCGGCAATTGCTCTGACGTCCGTGTGAAAGACATCTCATGTGGGCCTGGCCATGGCATCAG CATCGGAAGCCTTGGAAAGAACCGGACCACCGACATGGTGGAGGACGTGAAGGTCGACACCTGCTTGCTCACCAACACGACCAACGGCGTCCGTATCAAGAGCTGGCAG GGAGGCACGGGCTTCGCGCGGGACCTGCGGTTCGAGAACATCGTGATGAGGAACGTCTCCAACCCCATCATCATCGACCAGTACTACTGCGACCAGCCCACGCCCTGCGCCAACCAG ACGCAGGCGGTGGAGGTGCGCAGGGTGGAGTTCGCGGGCATCCGGGGCACGTCGGCGACGCCGCAGGCGATCAGCATCGCGTGCAGCGACGCCGTGCCGTGCCGGGACCTGGAGCTGGCGAACGTCAACCTGACGCTGGAGGGCGGTGGTGCCGGCCGAGCCACCGCCCTCTGCTACCGGGCGTCGGGGAAGAGCGCCGGCACCGTGGTCCCGCCGTCCTGCCTCGCCAGGTCCTGA